A portion of the Acidimicrobiia bacterium genome contains these proteins:
- the tesB gene encoding acyl-CoA thioesterase II: MSQTAVDALVKLLDLEPIEVNLFRGVSPDEERQQVFGGQVAGQALVAAARTVELGRRVHSLHAYFLRRGDPTVPILYEVDRIRDGRSFSTRRVVAIQHGKAIFNLQASFQVHEEGLEHEAPMPEVTAPEDLPDFATRMKPYAEAMGGWYLRPRPIDTRNVDWNPTDRQRALPPYQRVWLRADGVLPDDPVLHTCVLTYASDMTLLDTALLPHGGGWDDDGLFMASLDHAMWFHRPFRADEWLLYNQDTPSASHGRGLGRGEIFTADGHLAVTVVQEGLIRVVQQ; this comes from the coding sequence ATGTCACAGACCGCCGTCGATGCCTTGGTGAAATTACTTGACCTCGAACCGATCGAAGTGAATCTGTTTCGGGGGGTCTCGCCCGACGAGGAACGCCAGCAGGTTTTTGGAGGCCAGGTGGCCGGGCAGGCCTTGGTGGCGGCCGCCCGCACCGTGGAGTTGGGGCGACGCGTCCACTCGCTCCACGCCTATTTCCTGCGCCGTGGCGATCCCACGGTGCCGATCCTCTACGAGGTGGACCGGATACGCGATGGCCGTTCCTTCAGCACCCGGCGGGTGGTGGCGATCCAACACGGCAAGGCCATCTTCAACCTCCAGGCAAGTTTTCAGGTGCATGAGGAGGGGCTCGAACACGAAGCGCCCATGCCTGAGGTCACCGCCCCCGAGGACCTCCCCGACTTTGCCACCCGCATGAAGCCCTACGCCGAGGCTATGGGCGGGTGGTACCTCCGGCCTCGTCCGATCGATACCCGCAACGTGGACTGGAACCCGACGGATCGCCAGCGTGCGTTGCCGCCGTACCAGCGCGTGTGGCTGCGGGCCGACGGGGTGCTCCCCGACGACCCGGTGCTGCATACCTGTGTGCTCACCTACGCCAGCGACATGACCCTGCTCGACACCGCCCTGCTGCCCCACGGCGGAGGCTGGGATGACGACGGGCTCTTCATGGCGAGCCTTGATCACGCCATGTGGTTTCACCGGCCCTTTCGGGCCGACGAGTGGCTCCTCTACAACCAGGACACTCCCTCGGCATCTCATGGCCGCGGCCTCGGTAGGGGCGAGATCTTCACGGCCGATGGCCACCTAGCGGTCACGGTCGTGCAGGAGGGCCTCATCCGGGTGGTCCAGCAGTGA
- a CDS encoding sugar dehydrogenase has protein sequence MTPRWRAVVVAAAATGLVACSGSPDQPAVAPLPSFTTVAPSVPDSEPPTPEEPLSAVGLRTETIAQVEQPTALAARPSSPNLYIAEKDGTLRVVKVTTKTASTSTSTSTSTSTSTSTSTSTTARPAAKTIDGITYELQTTPILDISDDVINEGERGLLGITFSTDGRRLYVDYTAEPDGRTVVAEYSLGDGDVVDVESRREIFTVAQPYPNHNGGQVVFGPDGYLYIGLGDGGSGGDPDQQGQNPNTLLGTIVRIDPEVARPDATDTRRDADGPAYVIPPGNPFAGGRGGQPAVWAYGLRNPWRFSFDRANGDLWIGDVGESAWEEVDYLPSVGGFDAGRGANLGWSEMEGTQSFNGGQPPPGAIPPVYEYAHAEGGCSIIGGYVYRGKTIAALEGAYLFADYCAAGVRAIRVKDATVIDQRTFPVAGENITSFGQDRDGELFVLLDGGAVVKLVPA, from the coding sequence GTGACCCCTCGTTGGAGAGCGGTGGTGGTGGCCGCCGCGGCCACTGGGCTGGTGGCCTGCTCGGGTAGCCCCGACCAGCCCGCCGTCGCCCCGCTGCCCAGCTTCACCACGGTGGCTCCCTCGGTGCCCGATAGCGAACCACCCACCCCCGAGGAGCCGCTCAGCGCCGTGGGGTTGCGCACGGAGACCATCGCCCAGGTGGAGCAACCCACGGCCCTGGCCGCTCGACCCAGTTCGCCCAACCTCTACATCGCCGAGAAGGACGGCACGCTGCGCGTGGTGAAGGTCACCACCAAAACCGCCAGCACCAGCACCAGCACCAGCACCAGCACCAGCACCAGCACCAGCACCAGCACCAGCACCACCGCCAGGCCCGCCGCCAAGACCATCGATGGCATCACCTACGAGCTCCAGACCACGCCGATTCTCGACATCTCCGACGATGTCATCAACGAAGGTGAGCGGGGCCTGCTCGGTATTACCTTCTCCACCGATGGGCGACGGCTCTACGTCGACTACACCGCCGAGCCCGACGGACGCACCGTGGTGGCGGAGTATTCGCTGGGTGACGGAGATGTGGTGGACGTCGAGTCGCGTCGCGAAATCTTCACGGTGGCGCAGCCGTACCCCAACCACAATGGCGGTCAGGTGGTGTTCGGTCCGGATGGGTACCTCTACATCGGCCTCGGCGACGGCGGTTCCGGCGGCGACCCCGACCAGCAGGGCCAGAATCCCAACACGCTCTTGGGCACCATCGTCCGCATCGACCCCGAGGTTGCCCGCCCCGATGCGACCGACACCCGCCGCGACGCTGACGGACCCGCCTACGTCATTCCCCCCGGCAACCCCTTTGCCGGTGGTCGGGGGGGCCAACCCGCCGTGTGGGCGTATGGCCTTCGCAATCCGTGGCGTTTCAGTTTCGATCGCGCCAACGGCGACCTTTGGATTGGTGACGTAGGCGAGAGTGCCTGGGAAGAGGTGGACTATCTCCCCTCGGTGGGCGGCTTCGACGCGGGCCGAGGGGCCAACCTGGGCTGGAGCGAGATGGAAGGGACCCAAAGTTTCAACGGCGGTCAACCCCCCCCTGGGGCCATCCCGCCGGTCTACGAGTACGCCCACGCCGAGGGAGGCTGCTCCATCATCGGGGGCTACGTCTACCGCGGCAAAACCATCGCAGCCCTCGAAGGGGCCTATCTCTTCGCCGATTACTGCGCGGCGGGAGTGCGCGCCATCCGGGTGAAAGACGCCACCGTGATCGACCAGCGCACCTTTCCCGTGGCCGGCGAGAACATCACCTCCTTCGGCCAGGACCGTGACGGCGAATTATTCGTGCTACTCGACGGCGGTGCCGTGGTGAAACTCGTTCCCGCATGA
- a CDS encoding methyltransferase domain-containing protein, with product MSDGRVRLTADVADTTAVAGAWALTVIEPDHEAHLDAWRRWAQPVRVGQRIVVHPAWQPAVPSALEDLVVVLDPGRTFGSGAHPSTQLAVAAIEAHLRPGDRMLDVGGGSGVLSVVAARLGAAQVWAIDIDPRAAAVTAANALANRVHTVVVATDTPLAEVEGIFELVTANIGARVLRELAQGLTDRLAPRGVLVLSGLLEAQVDPLLAKAFPDLVEVERRRLQGWAASVLTR from the coding sequence ATGTCCGATGGCCGGGTGCGACTGACCGCCGATGTCGCCGACACGACGGCCGTGGCGGGGGCATGGGCTCTCACGGTCATTGAGCCCGATCACGAGGCCCACCTCGATGCCTGGCGGCGGTGGGCCCAGCCGGTGCGGGTGGGTCAGCGAATCGTTGTTCATCCGGCGTGGCAACCCGCAGTGCCGAGTGCTCTTGAGGACCTCGTGGTGGTGCTCGACCCGGGTCGCACCTTCGGCTCCGGTGCCCACCCCTCCACCCAACTGGCGGTAGCGGCCATCGAGGCGCACCTGCGCCCCGGCGATCGGATGCTGGATGTGGGCGGGGGCAGTGGAGTGCTGTCGGTGGTGGCGGCTCGGCTCGGGGCGGCGCAGGTATGGGCTATCGACATTGATCCGAGGGCGGCGGCGGTAACCGCGGCCAACGCTCTGGCGAACCGGGTGCACACCGTCGTGGTGGCCACCGATACCCCGCTGGCGGAGGTGGAAGGGATCTTCGAATTGGTGACGGCCAACATCGGGGCGCGAGTGCTGAGGGAGTTGGCGCAGGGGCTGACGGATCGTTTGGCCCCGCGGGGAGTGTTGGTGCTCTCCGGACTGCTCGAGGCGCAGGTGGATCCGTTGCTGGCGAAGGCCTTTCCCGACTTGGTGGAAGTGGAGCGACGGCGGCTCCAGGGGTGGGCGGCGAGTGTCCTGACGCGCTAG
- a CDS encoding glycosyl hydrolase family protein: MATLSFPEDFRWGTATAAHQIEGGNVNNDWWRWEHTPGSGCQESSGDCCDSWNRWGEDVALIKDLGFTDYRFSLEWSRIEPADGEFSSVALDHYVRLCEALLTAGIDPVVTFHHFTTPLWMADQGGWESDAMAERFAAYCEVAAARLDGVMKRACTINEPNIVSTVGYLWGVFPPGKQDAEARHKVNDVMVQAHRYGVEAIRANAPGVPVGITISMSDYQALPGGESRLEHMREAMEDVFLDATGGDDFVGVQTYSRTRVGPEGVVGPEDGMTVLLMGYEYYPEALEATIRRAWEYTRGEVPIIVTENGIGTDDDAQRVDYVRTALAGVLACIDDGIDVGGYTYWSLLDNFEWAFGYGPRFGIVDCDRHSFQRTPKDSARWLGRVAQANALVD, from the coding sequence ATGGCCACACTGAGTTTTCCTGAGGATTTTCGATGGGGTACCGCGACCGCTGCGCACCAGATCGAGGGAGGGAACGTAAACAACGACTGGTGGCGTTGGGAGCACACCCCCGGGTCGGGCTGCCAGGAATCCAGTGGCGATTGTTGCGATAGCTGGAACCGCTGGGGGGAAGATGTGGCCCTGATCAAGGATCTGGGGTTCACCGACTACCGGTTTTCCCTCGAGTGGAGCCGGATCGAGCCCGCCGACGGCGAGTTTTCTTCCGTGGCACTCGACCACTACGTGCGTCTGTGTGAAGCACTACTGACCGCCGGAATTGATCCTGTTGTTACCTTTCACCACTTCACCACCCCGTTGTGGATGGCTGATCAGGGAGGCTGGGAGAGCGATGCCATGGCCGAACGCTTCGCGGCGTACTGCGAGGTGGCCGCCGCTCGGCTCGATGGCGTGATGAAGCGAGCCTGCACGATCAACGAGCCCAACATCGTGTCGACGGTGGGCTACCTGTGGGGCGTCTTCCCGCCGGGAAAGCAGGATGCAGAGGCCCGACACAAGGTCAACGATGTGATGGTGCAGGCGCATCGCTACGGGGTGGAAGCGATTCGGGCCAATGCCCCCGGTGTGCCCGTGGGAATCACCATCTCCATGAGCGACTACCAGGCCCTGCCGGGCGGCGAGTCGCGCCTGGAGCACATGCGCGAGGCGATGGAAGACGTCTTCTTGGATGCCACCGGCGGCGACGACTTTGTGGGCGTGCAGACGTATTCGCGCACCCGGGTGGGCCCCGAGGGCGTGGTGGGCCCGGAGGACGGGATGACCGTGCTGCTGATGGGCTACGAGTACTACCCGGAGGCGCTGGAGGCCACCATCCGACGGGCCTGGGAGTACACCCGCGGTGAAGTTCCGATCATCGTCACCGAAAACGGGATCGGTACCGACGACGACGCCCAACGCGTCGACTATGTGCGTACCGCACTGGCGGGGGTGCTCGCCTGTATCGACGACGGAATCGACGTGGGCGGATACACCTACTGGAGCCTGCTCGACAACTTCGAGTGGGCCTTCGGCTACGGACCAAGATTCGGGATTGTGGATTGCGACCGGCACTCGTTCCAGCGCACGCCCAAAGACAGCGCTCGCTGGTTGGGTCGAGTGGCGCAGGCCAACGCCCTGGTCGACTGA
- a CDS encoding DUF952 domain-containing protein — protein sequence MMQETAPLIYHLATARQVAEAHQRGSVAPPSLAGEGFIHCSTAAQLASTVHRHYPETTGLFVIHLDPITLGDALVWEESRPGEVYPHVYREISMDEVVDVVAWSPPPG from the coding sequence ATGATGCAGGAGACCGCTCCGCTCATCTATCACCTCGCCACGGCCCGCCAAGTGGCCGAGGCGCACCAACGCGGATCGGTAGCGCCGCCCAGCCTGGCCGGGGAGGGGTTCATCCATTGCTCTACCGCCGCCCAACTCGCCTCCACCGTGCACCGCCACTACCCCGAGACCACTGGGCTGTTCGTGATCCACCTCGATCCCATCACCCTCGGCGATGCCCTGGTGTGGGAGGAAAGCCGCCCCGGCGAGGTGTATCCACACGTGTACCGAGAGATTTCGATGGACGAAGTAGTGGATGTCGTGGCGTGGTCGCCACCGCCGGGCTAG